One genomic segment of Natrialbaceae archaeon AArc-T1-2 includes these proteins:
- the sauS gene encoding acylating sulfoacetaldehyde dehydrogenase, translating to MSIDTVDADQSADDVIDSLIQRARAAMDEIADYDQEEVDELVQAAAWSIYEEDRAREISEVAVEDTGFGNVEDKISKKRRKTLGTLSDILGEPSVGVIDVDEEAGITEIAKPVGVVGAVVPSTNPGATPANLAMMALKGRNAIIISPSPRGISVCELVLEYIHDELEKIGAPTDLVQMVPPPASKDKTYTLMDEVDLLQVTGSSNNVQRGQESGTPNYCVGEGNVVSIVDDTADLENAANCIKKSKTFDYATSCSADNSAVIVESVYDDALAALEAEGGYLCDAAEREKLEQAMFPEGHGSLSGDVIAQPPEAIADAAGLDDPDARDAEFFMVEGRGIGHDYPLSGEKLSVVLTLYDASDFDDALETTQDILDFEGSGHSCGLHTTSDAHVDQVGREIDVARIMINQPQCYGNGGNFNNGMNFTLSMGAGTWGGNQLDENLKYTHFINTTTVSEVIEEDVPSEEDVFESYHEKHGR from the coding sequence ATGAGCATCGATACCGTAGATGCCGATCAGTCTGCAGACGACGTTATAGACAGTTTGATCCAGCGGGCACGGGCGGCGATGGACGAGATCGCCGACTACGACCAGGAGGAAGTCGACGAACTCGTACAGGCGGCCGCGTGGTCGATCTACGAGGAAGACCGGGCCAGAGAGATCTCCGAAGTCGCCGTCGAGGACACCGGGTTCGGAAACGTCGAGGACAAAATCAGCAAAAAACGACGGAAGACGCTCGGAACGCTCTCTGACATCCTCGGCGAGCCGTCGGTCGGCGTCATCGACGTCGACGAAGAAGCGGGAATCACCGAGATCGCGAAGCCGGTCGGCGTCGTCGGTGCCGTCGTTCCGTCGACGAACCCGGGAGCGACGCCGGCGAACCTGGCGATGATGGCGCTCAAAGGTCGCAACGCGATCATCATCTCGCCGTCACCACGCGGTATCTCGGTCTGTGAGCTCGTACTCGAGTACATCCACGACGAGCTCGAGAAGATCGGTGCTCCGACAGATCTCGTACAGATGGTCCCACCGCCGGCCAGTAAGGACAAGACGTACACGTTGATGGACGAAGTCGACCTGTTGCAGGTGACCGGCTCGTCGAACAACGTCCAGCGAGGGCAGGAGTCCGGGACGCCGAACTACTGTGTCGGCGAAGGAAACGTCGTCTCGATCGTCGACGATACGGCAGACCTCGAAAACGCCGCCAACTGCATCAAAAAGAGCAAAACGTTCGACTACGCCACCAGCTGTTCAGCAGACAACTCCGCGGTGATCGTCGAATCGGTGTACGACGACGCGCTCGCCGCGCTGGAGGCGGAAGGCGGATATCTCTGCGATGCAGCGGAGCGCGAAAAGCTCGAGCAAGCAATGTTCCCCGAGGGTCACGGGTCGCTTAGCGGTGACGTCATCGCACAGCCACCGGAGGCGATCGCCGACGCTGCAGGACTGGACGATCCAGACGCACGGGACGCGGAGTTTTTCATGGTCGAAGGACGGGGTATCGGACACGACTATCCGCTGTCCGGCGAGAAGCTGTCGGTCGTCCTGACGCTTTACGACGCGTCTGACTTCGACGACGCGCTCGAGACCACGCAGGATATCTTGGACTTCGAGGGCTCCGGCCACTCCTGTGGACTCCACACGACGTCGGACGCGCACGTCGATCAGGTCGGACGGGAGATCGACGTCGCACGGATCATGATCAACCAGCCCCAGTGTTACGGCAACGGAGGGAACTTCAACAACGGGATGAACTTCACGCTGTCGATGGGTGCTGGGACGTGGGGCGGAAACCAGCTCGACGAGAACCTGAAATACACCCACTTCATCAATACGACGACCGTCTCTGAGGTCATCGAAGAGGACGTCCCGTCCGAAGAGGACGTGTTCGAATCGTATCACGAGAAGCACGGTCGGTGA
- a CDS encoding rubrerythrin-like domain-containing protein, protein MSSGTVRNVIDEHVPALEATTSVAEAIEAIRTASTGTETTVYYAYVLDEDDHLEGVVSMRELLNASGDTALADVMIESVVTVEEHESVGDVARTIAANEFAVLPVVDDEGQFSGVVRAEDVIEALDDEATKDVLKDSVHDVDYDPSEAGQYECFECGNVVVTANADTCPDCGGELRNLRTTLE, encoded by the coding sequence ATGTCCTCTGGGACAGTTCGAAACGTAATCGACGAGCACGTACCAGCGCTCGAGGCGACGACCTCCGTCGCGGAAGCGATCGAAGCCATTCGGACGGCATCGACCGGCACCGAGACGACGGTCTACTACGCGTACGTACTCGACGAAGACGACCACCTCGAGGGAGTGGTCTCGATGCGAGAGTTGCTGAACGCCTCCGGCGACACGGCGCTTGCCGACGTGATGATCGAGTCCGTCGTTACCGTCGAGGAGCACGAGTCGGTCGGAGACGTCGCCAGGACGATCGCGGCCAACGAGTTTGCCGTCCTGCCGGTCGTCGACGACGAAGGACAATTCAGCGGCGTCGTCCGGGCCGAGGACGTCATCGAGGCGCTCGACGACGAAGCGACCAAAGACGTCCTCAAGGATAGCGTACACGACGTCGATTACGATCCAAGTGAGGCGGGTCAGTACGAGTGTTTCGAGTGTGGGAACGTCGTCGTCACGGCGAACGCCGACACCTGTCCCGACTGTGGCGGCGAGTTGCGAAACCTCAGAACGACACTCGAGTGA
- a CDS encoding IclR family transcriptional regulator, with amino-acid sequence MHGPSQTGTPLKTVVRTFEIVEFIKDREGARVLEVSEHFDLPNSTVHSYLASLHELGYLVKDGDEYHVGLQFLHVGGHAATRHRAYQMARPKVKELAMETNERAQFIVEEFGYGIYLHMETGDNAVETDVRIGKMASLHTTSAGKAILAHLPEEQVMRIVDRYGLSKRTENTITDPDALLEELETIRDRGYAYNDGERITGMRAVGVPITDVEDDVVGALSVSGPAHRMKGNWYEKEIPDLLLGTANELELNLTYQ; translated from the coding sequence ATGCACGGTCCAAGTCAGACGGGAACGCCCCTCAAAACAGTCGTTCGAACGTTCGAAATAGTCGAATTCATAAAGGATAGAGAAGGAGCGAGAGTTCTAGAGGTATCCGAGCACTTCGATCTCCCGAATAGTACGGTGCACAGCTATCTCGCGTCGTTACACGAGCTCGGATACCTCGTGAAAGACGGCGACGAGTACCACGTCGGATTACAGTTCCTACACGTTGGTGGGCACGCTGCGACGCGTCACCGGGCGTATCAGATGGCGAGGCCGAAGGTCAAGGAGTTGGCGATGGAGACGAACGAGCGAGCCCAATTTATCGTCGAGGAGTTCGGCTACGGAATCTATCTCCACATGGAAACGGGTGATAACGCGGTCGAAACGGACGTTCGCATCGGAAAGATGGCGAGTCTACACACGACGTCGGCGGGAAAAGCGATCCTGGCACATCTTCCCGAGGAGCAAGTGATGCGTATCGTCGACCGGTACGGGCTGTCGAAACGGACCGAGAACACGATAACAGATCCCGACGCGTTGCTCGAGGAGCTAGAGACGATCAGAGACCGTGGATACGCGTACAACGACGGGGAGCGAATTACGGGCATGCGTGCCGTCGGCGTCCCGATTACGGACGTCGAAGACGACGTTGTCGGGGCGCTTAGCGTCTCGGGACCCGCTCATCGAATGAAGGGTAACTGGTACGAAAAGGAGATTCCCGATCTACTGTTGGGGACGGCAAACGAGCTAGAGCTGAATCTCACGTACCAGTAA
- a CDS encoding DUF7475 family protein, producing MSAAGRRLETASLTPLHWVAIALAIVTGVVHLVLGVGFLPHWMGIAFVLAAGGFFGAVVLVLVGYRRRLLYLVGIPYTGIQIVLWYALNRPASVADVSAVEAIDKIAQVALIVALIVLYRES from the coding sequence ATGAGCGCGGCTGGTCGACGACTGGAGACGGCGTCGCTTACCCCGCTGCACTGGGTAGCGATCGCGCTCGCGATCGTCACCGGCGTCGTCCATCTCGTTCTCGGCGTCGGGTTTTTGCCACACTGGATGGGGATCGCGTTCGTTCTCGCGGCCGGTGGATTTTTCGGTGCCGTCGTGCTCGTTCTCGTCGGCTACCGTCGTCGGCTGCTCTATCTCGTCGGTATTCCTTACACCGGAATCCAGATCGTACTCTGGTACGCGCTCAATCGACCGGCCTCCGTTGCGGACGTCTCGGCCGTCGAAGCTATCGACAAGATCGCACAGGTGGCGCTGATCGTCGCGTTGATCGTCCTCTACCGTGAGTCCTGA